The genomic window CGAGGTTTCGAAGATCGAAACGCTTGAGCGGCTCGACGGCGATATCGCCAGCTGGGACGAGCATGAAAGTTCCGCCGCGCTGGCAGCGAAGCTTCTGGGCCAGGGCCGGACGCTGGCGCTGGACGACGCGCTGCCGTTTTTCGTCTATTCGGCGCTCGCCCGCCAGATTGCGCCGGAACGGCTGATCGACGGCGGACCGATGATCTCGGCGCTCAGGGCGGTAAAATCGCCGACGGAAATCGCGCTGATGCAATATGCGATGAATGCCACGCTTGAAGTGCACCGGCGCGTCCATGCGATGATCGAGCCGGGCATCCGCGCCTCGGAGGTCGTGCGTTTCATCGACGAGACCCACCGCGCGCTGTGCGGTTCGGGCAGCACCTTCGCGATCTGCTCCTTCGGCGCTGCGACATCGCTGCCGCACGGCGTCGATTACGATCAGACCTATGCCGAGGGCGATATCATTCTGGTCGACACCGGCACCATTGTCGGCGGCTACCAGTCGGACATGACCCGGACCTATGTGAAGGCCGAGCCCTCGGCCGAGTTCTCCCGGATCTGGGCGATCGAGCGGGAAGCGCAGCAGGCCGTTTTCGACGCCGCGAAACCGGGCGTTCCGGCTGAAACCCTCGACGATGCCGCGCGCCGCGTGATCGCCGCCCATGGCCTCGGCCCCGATTATCGTCTGCCCGGCCTGCCGCACAGGGCAGGGCACGGGCTCGGCATGGATATCCACGAAGCGCCGTATATCGTGCGCGGCAACGCCACGCCGCTTGCACCGGGCATGTGCTTTTCAAACGAACCGATGATCGTCGTTCCCGACAGGTTCGGCGTCCGGCTGGAAGACATCATCCACATGGACGAAAGCGGCCCGGTATGGTTTACCAGGCCCGGCAGGAGCCCGACCGAGCCCTTCGCCTGACGCCCGGCCCATCCTCATCCAAGAGCCAGAGTGCGACCTCGCGCTTGTGCGAAACCACGCCTGAAGGGAGACGACATGAGCGAAGACTTCGAAACCATTTCGGCCGATGAGGCGAGGGCGCTGGGCGAGGGCCTGTTGCTGGCCGCCGGCTATTCCGGGGATCATGCCCGCGCCATCACCGAGTGCGTCGTGCGCGCGCAGATCGACGAATGTCATTCGCACGGGCTTTACCGGCTGATCAGCTGCTGCGAGCTGATCGAGCGCGG from Martelella sp. NC20 includes these protein-coding regions:
- a CDS encoding M24 family metallopeptidase: MMSDNRPAPISEDERKGRIARLRAAMQAAGADAVLLGSTTSLAYFTGLVWHQSERLVGALITADGLTYIAPAFEVSKIETLERLDGDIASWDEHESSAALAAKLLGQGRTLALDDALPFFVYSALARQIAPERLIDGGPMISALRAVKSPTEIALMQYAMNATLEVHRRVHAMIEPGIRASEVVRFIDETHRALCGSGSTFAICSFGAATSLPHGVDYDQTYAEGDIILVDTGTIVGGYQSDMTRTYVKAEPSAEFSRIWAIEREAQQAVFDAAKPGVPAETLDDAARRVIAAHGLGPDYRLPGLPHRAGHGLGMDIHEAPYIVRGNATPLAPGMCFSNEPMIVVPDRFGVRLEDIIHMDESGPVWFTRPGRSPTEPFA